One stretch of Henckelia pumila isolate YLH828 unplaced genomic scaffold, ASM3356847v2 CTG_477:::fragment_1, whole genome shotgun sequence DNA includes these proteins:
- the LOC140872776 gene encoding uncharacterized protein: MPPSVLALLVGGSSPWTSLIIFFLESALVDAGFEGSSFTWTNKSIWKRLDRVLVSVDWGDHFNSIRVEHLSRTVSDHCPLLVSAPVFARGPSSFRFQSMWTRHPGFLQTVRLNWNMPCSLQGMPRLFAKLKRLKGHLKWWNRDVFGNLFGKIAEAERSVRLAEAACEADSSEHSWTFLSRCNEELFRVTAMEADFWKQKAACNWLEDGERNTKLFHNMVKKKNVVNKIFRIWEDGNCLTSPGLINQSGAAYFERLLTGDPFVLDLPDFSGFFSEISEEENHSFAAEPSLEEVRAVVFSIPRDSVAGPDGFSSVFFQSCWDFVQHDVMDAVLDFFRGSLMPQGFTATTITLIPKIEGAQAWTDFRPISLCNVSNKIISKLLYSRLRSVVGRLVSQSQSGFVPGRMIADNILLAHELTHSLNLPARGGNVIMKLDMAKAYDRVQWSFLLDVLQRFGFLEQVVRMVRACISFCKFSVNVNGTPAGFFASSRGLRQGDPLSPLLFVLGAEYLSRGLDRLFLQHADLRYRSGCDLPISHLAYADDVIIFANGGSCGLQRLKDFLAHYENCSGQLVNVAKSAMIFPSGWTARRRSRLLQITGFAEGHLPLKYLGAPLFRGNRKCSLFEPLLQSVRKKLEGWESRFLAPGSRMTLIRSVLLSIPIHLCQVIQPPLAVLEKLERIFNAFLWGSRPLEKKWHWARWSRACLPVKEGGLGFRRLKDIIDSFSMKLWFRFRQGSSLWARFLSRKYCRTVSPICALSRGAISPTWRRLLQIRPRAEPGIRCNVRGDRCVRVFSFLLEGDWDFDLLCAVVAPSVAEEIVQIPVLVDEPDVTIWIHSTDCAFSVRSAWEQVRPRGSVSDIFNPCWGRWMRPTMSLFLWRFWHRWLPVDEVLQQRGFSLVSKCQCCEMSETFTHIFIDGPIARSVWHFFGAIFRVRIPATENFSLFLSAWKRGREWSPGGNVREFIPFVVLWFLWTARNDTKHRHLPYSAEKVKFQILSYLRLAHSATVIKPRLWLGALQAARKMSISVGLQRIHKTAIVRWLRPPPGSFKLNVDGSSRGNPGESSVGGVVRDSSGRVLAFFSEFIGLGSNVRAELWAIWRGILLCSDLSLFPLWIETDSQIAIQILRSRRCRWDLDHIVSRTRVLVRNRPVHFSHIYREGNSVADALARQAHDHRQCLLEIGVPLTTPIAVLARSDSSGLPYLRSRYSSPALFRRVMDHQAFTVLILSWFLLLFGCFVGGLSCPSLFGLPVFLGVRLWLEFPSPFSCSFALGLLVCGRSSFSSRPMYSDFPADHDFWTYFLHCFDLLFSFGWCHLSVGFDFAGLELWISSRFYCTG; encoded by the exons ATGCCTCCGAGTGTCTTGGCTCTTCTGGTGGGAGGCAGCTCCCCATGGACGagtttaatcattttttttttggagtctGCGCTGGTTGACGCTGGCTTTGAGGGCTCTTCGTTCACTTGGACGAATAAGTCCATTTGGAAgcgtcttgacagagttcttGTTTCTGTGGATTGGGGTGACCATTTCAACTCTATCAGGGTTGAACACCTCAGTCGCACGGTTTCGGATCATTGTCCTCTTTTGGTGTCTGCTCCTGTCTTTGCTCGGGGGCCGAGCTCGTTTCGGTTCCAGAGCATGTGGACTCGGCACCCGGGGTTCCTTCAAACCGTCAGGCTGAACTGGAACATGCCCTGCTCTTTGCAAGGCATGCCCAGGCTCTTTGCCAAGCTGAAACGGTTGAAGGGCCACCTCAAGTGGTGGAACCGGGATGTTTTTGGGAACCTTTTTGGTAAGATCGCTGAGGCGGAGAGGTCGGTTAGACTGGCTGAGGCTGCCTGTGAAGCGGATTCCTCTGAGCATAGCTGGACCTTCTTGTCCAGATGCAATGAGGAGCTGTTTAGAGTCACCGCTATGGAAGCGGATTTTTGGAAGCAGAAAGCTGCTTGTAATTGGCTTGAGGACGGGGAGAGGAATACGAAGCTTTTCCACAACATGGTGAAAAAGAAGAATGTGGTTAATAAGATCTTTCGTATTTGGGAGGATGGTAATTGCCTCACCTCTCCTGGTCTCATCAATCAGTCAGGGGCTGCCTATTTCGAGCGCCTTCTCACTGGAGATCCTTTTGTCCTGGATCTTCCGGATTTTTCTGGCTTCTTCTCGGAGATTTCGGAGGAGGAGAACCATAGCTTTGCCGCCGAACCTTCCTTGGAAGAGGTTCGTGCTGTTGTCTTTTCCATCCCTCGGGATAGTGTGGCGGGCCCCGATGGGTTTTCTTCGGTTTTTTTTCAGAGCTGCTGGGATTTTGTGCAGCATGATGTCATGGACGCTGTCCTTGATTTCTTTCGGGGCTCTCTTATGCCCCAGGGCTTCACTGCCACCACGATCACTTTGATCCCCAAAATCGAGGGTGCGCAAGCTTGGACGGACTTCCGTCCCATCAGCTTGTGTAATGTTTCCAACAAGATTATCTCGAAGCTTTTATACTCTCGTCTGCGGTCGGTGGTGGGGAGACTCGTTTCTCAGAGTCAGAGTGGCTTTGTGCCAGGGCGGATGATTGCTGACAATATCCTTCTCGCGCATGAGCTCACTCACAGTCTTAATCTCCCTGCCCGTGGTGGTAATGTCATTATGAAATTGGACATGGCTAAGGCCTATGATAGAGTCCAATGGTCTTTTCTTCTGGATGTCCTCCAAAGGTTTGGTTTTTTGGAGCAGGTTGTGAGAATGGTGAGGGCTTGCATTTCTTTTTGCAAGTTCTCGGTTAATGTCAATGGCACCCCTGCTGGTTTCTTTGCTTCCTCGAGGGGCTTGAGACAGGGTGACCCGTTATCTCCCCTCCTCTTTGTTCTTGGAGCGGAGTATCTATCCCGTGGCTTGGACCGGTTGTTCCTCCAGCATGCTGATTTGAGGTATCGGTCTGGGTGTGATTTGCCGATTTCCCATTTGGCCTATGCTGACGATGTCATTATTTTTGCCAATGGGGGATCCTGTGGTCTTCAGCGTCTCAAAGATTTTCTGGCTCACTATGAAAATTGCTCGGGCCAGCTCGTTAATGTGGCCAAGAGTGCTATGATCTTTCCTTCGGGCTGGACCGCTCGTCGCCGCTCCCGTTTGCTGCAAATCACTGGATTTGCGGAGGGGCATCTGCCCTTGAAATACCTTGGAGCTCCGCTTTTCCGTGGGAACCGCAAGTGCTCTCTCTTTGAGCCTCTTCTGCAGTCGGTCCGGAAAAAGCTGGAGGGCTGGGAGTCCCGTTTCCTTGCTCCTGGGAGTAGGATGACGCTGATCCGCAGTGTGCTCCTTTCGATCCCGATCCATCTCTGCCAGGTGATCCAGCCTCCTTTAGCTGTTTTGGAGAAATTGGAGCGTATTTTCAATGCTTTTCTTTGGGGCTCCAGACCCTTAGAGAAGAAGTGGCACTGGGCCCGCTGGTCTCGCGCCTGTCTCCCTGTGAAAGAAGGAGGCCTGGGTTTTCGCAGGCTCAAGGACATTATTGACAGCTTTTCCATGAAGCTGTGGTTCAGATTCCGGCAGGGTTCCTCTCTCTGGGCGAGGTTCCTCTCGAGGAAGTATTGCCGGACTGTCAGCCCTATTTGTGCTCTTTCTCGTGGGGCCATTTCCCCCACTTGGAGGCGTTTGCTCCAGATTAGACCTCGTGCGGAGCCTGGTATCCG GTGTAATGTCAGAGGGGAtcggtgtgtgcgtgttttcagCTTCCTTTTGGAGGGAGACTGGGATTTTGATCTCCTTTGCGCTGTCGTCGCTCCCTCGGTGGCGGAGGAGATCGTTCAGATTCCTGTTTTGGTGGATGAGCCGGATGTGACTATCTGGATCCACAGCACCGATTGTGCCTTTTCTGTGAGATCTGCTTGGGAGCAGGTCAGACCGAGAGGATCGGTCTCGGATATCTTTAATCCCTGTTGGGGTCGCTGGATGAGGCCCACCATGTCCTTATTTCTGTGGAGGTTTTGGCATCGGTGGTTGCCTGTGGATGAGGTGCTCCAGCAGCGGGGCTTCTCCCTTGTGTCCAAATGCCAGTGCTGTGAGATGTCGGAGACATTCACTCACATTTTCATCGACGGTCCCATCGCCCGCTCTGTGTGGCATTTCTTTGGGGCTATCTTTAGAGTTCGCATCCCTGCCACTGAGAACTTTAGTCTGTTTCTCAGTGCTTGGAAAAGGGGTCGCGAGTGGTCTCCGGGGGGTAATGTGAGGGAATTCATTCCTTTTGTCGTGCTTTGGTTCCTCTGGACTGCACGCAATGATACTAAGCACCGTCACTTACCCTACTCTGCGGAGAAGGTTAAGTTCCAAATTTTGTCTTATTTGAGACTTGCTCATTCTGCAACTGTTATCAAGCCCCGTCTTTGGCTGGGGGCTTTGCAGGCTGCGAGGAAGATGAGCATTTCGGTCGGCCTCCAACGGATTCACAAGACTGCGATCGTCCGTTGGTTGAGGCCTCCACCTGGGTCCTTCAAGCTCAATGTGGATGGGAGCTCGAGAGGTAACCCGGGTGAGTCGTCTGTGGGGGGGGTTGTCCGGGATTCTTCTGGTAGGGTCTTGGCGTTTTTTAGTGAGTTCATTGGTTTGGGGTCCAATGTCCGTGCAGAACTCTGGGCGATTTGGAGGGGTATTCTTCTCTGTTCTGACCTTAGCCTTTTTCCCCTTTGGATTGAGACTGATTCCCAGATTGCCATTCAGATTCTTAGATCTCGGAGGTGCCGATGGGATTTGGACCATATTGTTTCGAGGACGCGTGTTTTGGTGCGGAATAGGCCGGTTCATTTCTCGCATATCTATCGGGAAGGGAATTCGGTTGCGGATGCGTTGGCGCGGCAGGCTCATGATCATAGGCAGTGTTTGTTGGAGATTGGTGTTCCTTTAACCACTCCCATCGCTGTGTTGGCCCGTTCTGACTCTTCCGGGCTTCCTTACCTTAGATCTAG GTATAGCTCTCCGGCCCTTTTCCGGAG GGTGATGGATCACCAGGCATTCACTGTGCTTATCCTTTCCTGGTTCTTGCTGTTGTTTGGATGTTTTGTGGGCGGTCTCTCGTGCCCCTCGCTTTTTGGGCTTCCAGTCTTCTTGGGAGTTAGGTTATGGCTTGAGTTTCCTTCGCCATTTTCCTGTTCTTTTGCTCTGGGCCTGCTGGTTTGCGGTCGCTCCTCTTTTTCCTCGCGGCCTATGTATAGTGACTTCCCAGCTGACCATGACTTTTGGACATATTTCTTGCATTGCTTTGATCTGTTGTTCAGCTTTGGATGGTGCCATCTTAGTGTCGGATTTGATTTTGCTGGCCTGGAGTTGTGGATCTCCTCTAGGTTTTACTGCACAGGTTGA